Genomic window (Eublepharis macularius isolate TG4126 chromosome 6, MPM_Emac_v1.0, whole genome shotgun sequence):
cggcacctcttgaaaatactcggcaatagtgcttgaaaatattattattattattattgttgttgttgttgttgttgttattgttattgttattgttattgttattgttattgttattgttattgttattgttattgttattgttattgttattgttattgttattgttattgttattgttattgttattgttattgttattgttattgttattgttattgttattgttattgttattttaaatgAGGCAATTTTATTAAAGATTGACAGGAAACACAAACATTCCAAAAGGCTCTATTAATGTACCATTCCATTTGTTTGGGTAGACATGATAGGTTACATAACTTGTCTAGGGCTGCCGCTGAATGCTGAAGTGTGCGCCCACATCCCCATCTCCAGAGACAAGAGGTGATGATGGATGTGCAGTCACTGTGCAGATGGGTATCCCTTTTAAAGAAGGGAGGCAGAAGAGCAGGAACGAAAACAGCAAATTCTGTTGCTTATCTACCCTCCCAGATGCAAGAAACAGCTGTATTTATGACAAAAAGGATTACTCAAAGAGCTGGAATGAATATCACAGATTACCCCACTGTATAACCGAAAAAGACTTGAACCAATTCCTTGCAactaaggagaaaaaattccaagCTAATTTAGTAATGTTTCAGTTGGATGGACAAAATCTTTAGAGTTCATAAAGTTACATGAGCTTTCTCAGCAGCCAGATTTTTCAGACTAGAACCATTAAGGAAGCATTTGCGCAAAGAGTTACAATcagttatttttttccccactcCTTTTCAAGTCTTTCACGAATAACTTCTTTCAGGTATGGCTGCAAATACTGTTTATCCTCTTCATATTTTACCCACTCTTCTTTGGGAAGGATCCGATGCCTCATGCTCAAGTCTATTGCTCTCTTCAGGCGAAATAATCTTTCGTTACGGACATCTTCAGGAAGCCTCCTTATTGCTTCCTTCACATCTTCATCCTCATACAATGTATCATCTCTCATAAGACCAAGCTTATTGAATCCGGCAGCATTGTAATACCATTTGCCAATACCTTCAAGCAGACGACTACTGGCTGCAGCGGGCACCCTCGCCGCCATCTTGACCTCCAAAGAAtcgaaaataatattatttcaaagaatcccatgtgtttcttcctcatttccctcttgagagttccaccacctcttttcccagaaaaaaaaccctggaatgAATTATGTATTGTTGAGATTGTTATCATCCCTTTAAATTTATTCAATTCAAAtgtatttctttacttcatttttgTGGTTTAGTTAGTTTTCCACGGCATTCTGTTCATTTTTTCCTGGCCACTCAGCTGGGTGACCGGAGGTTAATGGTGGAAAAAATTGAGAATACAATCAGTGCCCTCCCGTGTGATGTCATCTTGTTcagtgacactctagcattctcCCAAAACTCTGTTAAACCACAGAATtttggggtgaatgctagagcatcacccaccAGGCACAATGGCATTACTTTCAGGTCACGCCAGAAGTGGCACCCTCACATTGAGGGCACCAATTTCGCCTCCCATTTCCCTCTGgtttccaggccctgcctggcaaTCCTGCATAATGCTGTGCCTTGGCTGCTAAAAAGTCTTCTGTCTTGATGCATGCTTACTTTGTAGATTTAAAGGACCCGGGTTGGCCACAAGAAACAAAGGGACCTCATGCAAGGCGGAGGCAGCCTGTACAGCTTTAGGGCCCCACAGAAGCCAGTGTACACCAGCAAAGAAAATGGAGACAGCATTTCCTGTGGTCTAACAGCACAACTGCTTCCGACCGCCAGCACCTCAGACGTATCATGATATTCACAGCAAGCCGAGCAAGGCATGCCTCAGTGCTGACCTCGCACCAACGGAGGAGTTTGCCCACACAAACCTCTGGACTTGAGGGTTGCATCTGCAGCTGCCTGTGCATGGTTCAGAGAAACAGCAAGAGATTCGGAAGAAAGCATTTTCCCATCGCCTCAACAGCAGTGCTTTAATAACCCCAAACATGGCGGGGTTTTCATGTAGGAATAAAACGCACTCATTTGACTGTGCAGGGGGCTTGCAGAGTGAAGGGGCTGGATGCTGTGTATAGTTTATCTGTAGCTCCTGAactagcctctcccagctgtgGGTGAAGATTTTGTTCtgttctgtgtcagttgtaaaatgtcttagatccagaggagttagccgtgttagtctgtagtagcaaaatcaaaaagagtccagtagcacctttaagactaaccaattttattgtagcataagctttcgagaatcacgttctcttcgtcagatgcatggagggcagaaggaaactggccaaatatagaggaggagagggggggaagggaggaaggaggagaggggggatgtaaacaactcctttgatatggagatggagacagctccttttggtgtggggatcagtttacttgtgtaaaggttcaaaggagtttgccttgttagtctgtagcagcaaaatcaaaaagagttcagcagcacaagccctcgataaccacagccctccccgccagatgcatctgacaaagagaactgtggtcctcgaaagcccacgccaggtgccactggactccccctgaccccgcctctataaaggaaatcagttacctgtgataatgagatgtCTGTTGAAGAAACTGCCTCTCTCTCTTGTACAtgaatgtttctttcagtttattGTTTAtcttattgtaaatagttctttaactaaacttatcttaaattatatttctttctCGCTATACTTCACTGTATACTGTGCTACACACACtcacatgtgtggaaaggtggtatatccttcgccaggtgagtgatgggttATGCCCCATATTAAGGGTCACAGAAATATATCTCTCCCCCCTCACAATTCAACTGTGTTATGCCTGAAAAAGGCTTtctcctccagtgccccaccCAATAAGACACAGGAGGCCAGTAGTAAGAAGAGGGTtagatttattttgttgttgcaaCAGTGTGAGGGAAACCAGGCATTAGAAGCCCCCCCCAAATtgtttccctctggctcctcccttgagcagcagagtttttcATAGTGCTTTTGACATCACAATATCAGCGtacttaattacaatatgattggttcatatATTGCCATTAGAAATACAGATTGGTTCATAGGATATGTTGCAGTTAGAAATTTCAGTATGCATGTCAcctttttagtgcaaagtcagctcataTCGCATTTGCGCATGTGCGAcactacagaataagccattgtcttgagtagggatgtgcgtttcggcattcagaatgccgaaagaatgccgaaacaaaagtgtttcggcttctttcggggaatgccgaaacgtttcggggaatgccgaaacgtttcgggtagccgaaagaaaaaagccgaaacgtttcgggattctttcggctttctttcggcttttcaatgggaaaatgcctccgtcttcccggacgtctgggggaggcattttcccaccgaataagcccaaaattggtggggaccttcctctaacccttctctaacaaccacccaagtttaagacagattggactttggggggccatgttatgcccccccaaagcaggtccccccatcctcccataagaaagcgaaggagcagcatattgttagcatgctgctactcatcttcttcattatttactatggggaaaaaatgaagaagcaggcttcctttgccaggggtggcattttgcatgcaaaatgccccctcaccctcaggggcccttctcccacccctcctcccacccccaccaaggctcagcctgctcccacttgggggggccatttcatggcctccccaagtaggtgctctaatctctaccactgacagctgggggaggcttgtgttgccaggggtggcattttgcatgcaaaatgccccccagccctctgggacccttctcccacccttcctcccacccccccaccaaggctcagactgctcccacttgggggggggcatttcatggcctccccaagtaggtgctcttttctctaccactgacagctgggggaggcttgtcttgccaggggtggcattttgcatgcaaaatgccccccagccctctggggcccttctcccacctttcctcccaccccccaccaaggctcagcctgctcccacttggggggccatttcatggcctccccaagtaggtcctctcagcccctaaagtccaccccttacagccccacacaaacccaattcccccccagctgccacacacagacccaaatccccacattagctcctcacagacccaaatccacccccacctgccccacacccataaccccaggaacaggctggcaaaggccagccctctccctttgttccctatgctgggaacttctaaactctctttccctgggcaattctgcacagcccaggggtgccacaaatgtgggcacagcaggggggcgcaccaaagggcatgatagaagtgtactacacaaaataatacaacccacttcactgtttttgacagcagttgtgtttgtgtgattctctgatgtgaagtgagttgtgttatttttatgtagtacactgctttcatgccctgttgtgccttcctactgtgtaacctaaagcagttaaggaaataaagtgcttttgacagcaatattttggggtatTTCTCTGattttaagtgagttgtgttatttttgcgtaagatactgctgccatgccctttggtggggggtggaacgaagggtgggagaagggccccagagggttggggggcattttgcatgcaaaatgccacccctggcaacacaagcctcccccagctgtcagtggtagagattagagcacctacttggggaggctatgaaatggcccccccaagtgggagcaggctgagccttggtggggggtgggaggaggggtgggagaagggctcctgagggtaagggggcattttgcatgcaaaatgccacccctggcaaaggaagcctgcctcttcattttttccccataggaaataatgaagaaagattagcagcagcatgctaacaatatgctgctcctttgctttcttatgggaggatggggggacctgctttggggggccataacatggccccccaaagtccaatctgtctgaaacttgggtggttgttagagaagggttagaggaaggtccccaccaattttgggcttattcggtgggaaaatgcctcctccaggcgtcctggaagacggaggcatttccccatagaaaaaagccgaaagaatgccgaaagaatcccgaaagaatcccgaaagccgaaagccgaaagagattcttgtttcggttttcggctttaacgatagagaatcttctttcggctttctactttcggctatagccgaaaatttttggcttgcacacccctagtcttgaGTACATtaccttttaagaattcctttctgaTGGAATGTCTCTGGCAAACAAATAATACTATTATACCgttatcttctgagacaaagctctgaattcttgctttcagtACTTAATGTAACTAAAACAGTTTCTCAAagttactaagcaattgtgaagtgtttatagcaaacacataagaaatcactgcttgtattaggtccatcagcatacaattaattgttgttattatagctgagcttggCCGTGGTATCAGTTGCCCTTAGAGCcaacacttgtagcttggctctcagttagccTGTTGCGTGGACGAGAAACTAGGATGGGTATCACCTGAAATAAAGATATGGTGTGAGATTTATGAGGTCCCACCATGCTCAGTGTTATCGCCTATATTATTccatctctatgtaaagcccatAGGAGAAATCAATAACAGTTCTGGAGTTGGCTGTCATCAATTGGCTCCTTTTCTATATCCCCTTACCTAAATCTCCTGGTGATTCTAGACAGATCTTGAACCCGTGCCTTACAGCTGTGGTTTATTGGCTACAAGTGAAAAAGTTGTAACTGAATCCAGCTAAGATGGAGGTAATGCTGGTTGTGAAGGTTAAGGCCTTGGAAAACGTGCTTCCCATTTTCGGTGGGGTTCAGCTGACATTctctgattcagttaagagccatggggttagaATAGACCCAACAAGACTACTGGAGAAGAAAGGCAATGCAGCTGCCAAAAAAAATCATCGTATCAGCTACACATAGCCCtacattttggccccaatccagccaTCTGGATCCATTCCATAgttagactagactactgtaatgcactctacatgggtcttcCCTTGAAGGCAACTCTGAAACTTGGTACAGAATAAGGTAGCCCAATTACTAGTGGATGCCAAGCAACCCATACCTGTCAAATCCATCCtgctgtcactccattggctagtGATTTGttaccaggtgagtggtggttcTTGCGAAAGACTGGGGCACTCCCACCACACATGTCCACAGTGTGCCCTCTGAGCACGGCCTTGCCCCCACGTGGCTGACATTTTGATGCAATTTTAACAACTAAGAGTTGCTGCAGGAAGTATTTTTTACAAGTGTGACAGTGCAGCGCCGACCGCACAATCAGCACTTCTTCAGCTCTCAGGCGTAGCAGCAGCAAGTGGGAAAACGCAACTCATATATGTTGCAGTCTATGGGAAAACCAAAACAAGGGTGGCGGAAAGTCTTTGCCTTGCTAATTCTGCCGTCACACAAAAGCCTTTACAGACCACGCCTTGCtcacttttctttatttttgttattgCGTTAACAATAAATTACTGTTCCTTACAGAAACAAATAGCACCTCCGATaaccaaaagaaaatacttcataACAAGTCCTTCAGCAAGTTATCAAGCAAACAttttcaacaggaaaaaaaacattgtctaaatttacaCATGAATTGTAAAGGACAGCTTGAAATGTGTGTGTAAATCGACCTAACGGCATAACACTCAATTTCTTCAGAAAT
Coding sequences:
- the LOC129332599 gene encoding cytochrome b-c1 complex subunit 7-like — its product is MAARVPAAASSRLLEGIGKWYYNAAGFNKLGLMRDDTLYEDEDVKEAIRRLPEDVRNERLFRLKRAIDLSMRHRILPKEEWVKYEEDKQYLQPYLKEVIRERLEKEWGKK